From Mya arenaria isolate MELC-2E11 chromosome 1, ASM2691426v1, a single genomic window includes:
- the LOC128237191 gene encoding uncharacterized protein LOC128237191 isoform X1 has product MATGQVLQFGSPLPSLSTCVPCSPEVFHQVTGQLPRPVKSPALPCAVSGTPSPRTTSTQLPYIRRGRMNGYATKTLAYGAPDIVKKIYTGQLPMTYFNDICYGRKSTPQEFQYSTPLMNRVKELWEPKSVSQEQGRHVLMDIQDARVRRYNQIESQCARKRMIRCKRTEAALMRKAEITPRGVQAYLVRLEREKEKLDERIRERKCGRRKGSTM; this is encoded by the exons ATGGCGACTGGACAAGTTCTTCAATTCGGAAGCCCGCTTCCGTCACTCAGCACATGTGTTCCGTGTTCCCCGGAAGTGTTTCACCAGGTGACAGGACAGTTGCCACGGCCGGTAAAATCTCCCGCGCTCCCTTGCGCCGTATCCGGGACGCCTTCACCACGAACCACCAG CACACAACTACCCTACATCCGGCGCGGCCGTATGAACGGATATGCCACCAAGACCCTAGCATACGGCGCTCCAGATATCG TTAAAAAGATCTACACAGGTCAGCTTCCGATGACTTACTTTAACGACATCTGCTATGGCCGGAAGTCGACACCACAGGAGTTCCAATACTCAACACCTCTGATGAATCGCGTAAAGGAATTATGGGAACCAAAGAGCGTGTCACAAGAACAAGGGCGGCACGTGCTCATGGACATTCAGGATGCCAG AGTACGCCGATATAATCAGATCGAAAGCCAGTGCGCCCGGAAGCGGATGATCCGGTGTAAACGGACGGAGGCGGCGCTCATGAGGAAGGCCGAAATCACGCCCCGTGGTGTCCAGGCCTACCTTGTCCGTCTAGAAAGAGAGAAGGAGAAACTCGACGAGCGCATCCGGGAGCGCAAGTGTGGAAGACGAAAAGGGTCAACAATGTGA
- the LOC128237191 gene encoding uncharacterized protein LOC128237191 isoform X2, protein MCLNIEWVPFVNSYCHCDCTQLPYIRRGRMNGYATKTLAYGAPDIVKKIYTGQLPMTYFNDICYGRKSTPQEFQYSTPLMNRVKELWEPKSVSQEQGRHVLMDIQDARVRRYNQIESQCARKRMIRCKRTEAALMRKAEITPRGVQAYLVRLEREKEKLDERIRERKCGRRKGSTM, encoded by the exons ATGTGTTTAAACATAGAATGGGTTCCGTTCGTGAATTCGTACTGTCACTGTGATTG CACACAACTACCCTACATCCGGCGCGGCCGTATGAACGGATATGCCACCAAGACCCTAGCATACGGCGCTCCAGATATCG TTAAAAAGATCTACACAGGTCAGCTTCCGATGACTTACTTTAACGACATCTGCTATGGCCGGAAGTCGACACCACAGGAGTTCCAATACTCAACACCTCTGATGAATCGCGTAAAGGAATTATGGGAACCAAAGAGCGTGTCACAAGAACAAGGGCGGCACGTGCTCATGGACATTCAGGATGCCAG AGTACGCCGATATAATCAGATCGAAAGCCAGTGCGCCCGGAAGCGGATGATCCGGTGTAAACGGACGGAGGCGGCGCTCATGAGGAAGGCCGAAATCACGCCCCGTGGTGTCCAGGCCTACCTTGTCCGTCTAGAAAGAGAGAAGGAGAAACTCGACGAGCGCATCCGGGAGCGCAAGTGTGGAAGACGAAAAGGGTCAACAATGTGA